The following are encoded together in the Xanthobacter autotrophicus Py2 genome:
- a CDS encoding Rhodanese domain protein (PFAM: Rhodanese domain protein~KEGG: bra:BRADO2770 putative thiosulfate sulfurtransferase (rhodanese-like protein)), translated as MSTILISPPDLSALILSEPTVVIDTRNPESYAAGHIPGAVNLHEIFTFLATSTPEGYAELRAKFADAFGKAGLSGNETAVIYEQSMNSGFGQSCRGYFLLTFLGYPKIKVLHGGFAAWEAAGLPVTTAVPEPKAVTFPVDEAAGAVIIDAAAMLSAVEDPAVAKLDVRDVDEWIGESSSPYGKDFCPRKGRIPGAKWIEWYRMMKPTAEGPRFKSAPEILAECATVGISPETPVYLYCFKGARASNTFLALKEAGVKDVKMYFGSWNEWSRDPALPIEEGHPAAATA; from the coding sequence ATGAGCACCATTCTGATTTCGCCGCCCGACCTGTCCGCGCTGATCCTGTCCGAGCCCACGGTCGTCATCGATACGCGCAATCCCGAGAGCTACGCGGCCGGGCATATTCCCGGAGCGGTCAACCTCCACGAGATCTTCACCTTCCTCGCCACCTCGACCCCCGAGGGCTATGCGGAGCTGCGCGCCAAGTTCGCCGATGCCTTCGGCAAGGCCGGCCTCTCCGGCAACGAGACGGCGGTCATCTACGAGCAGTCCATGAATTCAGGCTTCGGCCAGTCCTGCCGCGGCTATTTCCTGCTCACCTTCCTCGGCTATCCCAAGATCAAGGTGCTGCACGGCGGCTTTGCCGCCTGGGAGGCCGCCGGCCTGCCCGTCACCACCGCCGTGCCCGAGCCCAAGGCCGTGACGTTCCCGGTCGACGAGGCCGCAGGCGCGGTGATCATCGATGCCGCCGCCATGCTCTCGGCGGTGGAGGACCCTGCCGTCGCCAAGCTCGACGTGCGCGACGTGGACGAGTGGATCGGCGAAAGCTCCTCGCCCTATGGCAAGGACTTCTGCCCGCGCAAGGGTCGCATCCCCGGCGCCAAGTGGATCGAATGGTACCGCATGATGAAGCCCACGGCCGAGGGCCCGCGCTTCAAGTCCGCCCCCGAGATCCTGGCGGAGTGCGCCACGGTGGGCATTTCACCTGAAACCCCGGTCTATCTCTACTGCTTCAAAGGGGCGCGGGCCTCCAACACCTTCCTCGCGCTGAAAGAAGCGGGGGTGAAGGACGTGAAGATGTATTTTGGCTCCTGGAACGAGTGGTCGCGCGATCCGGCGCTCCCCATCGAGGAGGGGCATCCGGCGGCGGCCACGGCCTGA
- a CDS encoding DSBA oxidoreductase (PFAM: DSBA oxidoreductase~KEGG: reu:Reut_A2829 DsbA oxidoreductase): MPEITCYFSPQSGYAYLGHPRLVAIACEHGASILWRPVDILKVFAEGGSTAPAKQSPVRNAYRKKDIVRWAKLRGIPITTEPAFWPTDTLPACRLIAAAQGEGIDPEALIFACLSAVWARDIQISDRANLIRLADEVGLDGARLVELSDSVAAAEQVQRNTVAAIEAGVFGSPSYVLNGELYFGQDRLDFVAAALAAGEPGAAL, from the coding sequence GTGCCCGAGATCACCTGCTATTTCAGCCCGCAATCGGGCTATGCCTATCTGGGGCACCCCCGCCTCGTCGCCATCGCGTGCGAGCACGGCGCCAGCATTCTCTGGCGGCCCGTGGATATCCTGAAGGTCTTCGCCGAGGGCGGCTCCACCGCCCCGGCCAAGCAGTCCCCCGTGCGCAACGCCTATCGCAAGAAGGATATCGTGCGCTGGGCGAAGCTGCGCGGCATTCCCATCACCACCGAGCCGGCCTTCTGGCCCACCGACACGCTGCCCGCCTGCCGACTGATCGCCGCCGCGCAAGGCGAGGGGATCGACCCCGAAGCCCTCATCTTCGCCTGCCTCAGCGCGGTGTGGGCGCGGGACATCCAGATTTCCGACCGAGCCAACCTTATCCGCCTCGCCGACGAGGTGGGGCTTGATGGCGCGCGCCTGGTGGAGCTGTCCGACAGCGTGGCCGCCGCCGAGCAGGTCCAGCGCAACACCGTGGCTGCCATCGAGGCAGGGGTGTTCGGCTCGCCCTCCTATGTGCTGAATGGCGAGCTCTATTTCGGCCAGGACCGGCTGGACTTTGTCGCCGCCGCGCTCGCGGCCGGAGAGCCGGGGGCGGCGCTATGA
- a CDS encoding FAD-dependent pyridine nucleotide-disulphide oxidoreductase (PFAM: FAD-dependent pyridine nucleotide-disulphide oxidoreductase~KEGG: pol:Bpro_5300 FAD-dependent pyridine nucleotide-disulphide oxidoreductase) → MSAPVVIVGAGQAAAQAVTSLKAEGYAGDIIVIGDEPYLPYQRPPLSKAYLGDEMTEDRLELKAPKFYADAGAELRLATRVARLLPSEKAVELADGSRLAYGALLIATGTRARALPVPGAELAGLFSIRSIDDVKHFRASAVPGAKLVIIGGGYIGLEVAAKAKKLGLEVTVVEGQPRLLARVACATISDFARTLHEGNGVTILTGMGVARLVGTERVTGVELADGRVLPADLVLSAVGAVPNAELASEAGLVLENGISVDEATRTSAPDIYAAGDVASFPSRLYGRRVRLESVQNAIDQAKAAAKAITGGGVVYDPIPWFWSDQYDVKLQIAGLLDGCERTETEGEVAAGRFCVRYFAGDRLLAVCSVNDPKSHMLARKALATPPPVPAPG, encoded by the coding sequence ATGAGCGCCCCCGTCGTCATCGTCGGGGCGGGGCAGGCGGCGGCGCAGGCCGTCACCTCCCTGAAGGCGGAAGGGTATGCCGGCGATATCATCGTCATCGGCGACGAGCCCTATCTGCCCTACCAGCGTCCGCCACTCTCCAAGGCCTATCTCGGCGACGAGATGACCGAGGACCGGCTCGAATTGAAGGCGCCCAAATTCTATGCGGATGCCGGGGCGGAGCTGCGCCTTGCCACCCGCGTCGCCCGCCTGCTGCCGTCCGAGAAGGCGGTGGAACTGGCGGACGGCTCCCGTCTCGCCTACGGCGCGCTGCTGATCGCCACCGGCACTCGCGCCCGCGCCTTGCCGGTGCCGGGGGCGGAACTGGCGGGCCTCTTCTCCATCCGCTCCATCGATGACGTGAAGCACTTCCGTGCCTCAGCCGTGCCGGGAGCGAAGCTGGTGATCATCGGTGGCGGCTATATCGGCCTTGAGGTGGCGGCCAAGGCGAAGAAGCTCGGCCTCGAAGTCACCGTGGTGGAAGGCCAGCCGCGCCTGCTCGCCCGCGTCGCCTGCGCCACCATCTCCGATTTCGCCCGCACCCTGCATGAGGGCAATGGCGTCACCATCCTCACCGGCATGGGCGTGGCCCGGCTGGTGGGCACGGAGCGGGTGACGGGGGTGGAACTTGCGGATGGGCGGGTGCTGCCGGCCGATCTTGTTCTGTCCGCCGTGGGCGCGGTGCCCAATGCGGAGCTGGCCTCCGAGGCGGGGCTGGTGCTGGAGAACGGCATAAGCGTGGACGAGGCCACCCGCACCAGCGCGCCCGACATCTATGCCGCCGGCGATGTCGCCTCTTTTCCGAGCAGGCTCTACGGCCGGCGGGTTCGCCTTGAATCCGTGCAGAATGCCATCGATCAGGCCAAGGCTGCCGCAAAAGCGATCACGGGTGGTGGCGTTGTATACGATCCCATCCCCTGGTTCTGGTCCGATCAATACGATGTGAAGCTCCAGATCGCGGGGCTCCTCGACGGCTGCGAGCGCACCGAAACCGAGGGCGAAGTGGCCGCCGGACGCTTCTGCGTGCGGTATTTCGCGGGGGATCGGCTGCTGGCGGTCTGCTCGGTCAACGATCCAAAGAGCCACATGCTCGCCCGCAAGGCCCTCGCCACGCCGCCACCGGTGCCTGCCCCCGGCTAG
- a CDS encoding ABC transporter nitrate-binding protein (KEGG: bja:bll5734 ABC transporter nitrate-binding protein): MSMFSNPFSLKSKLGRCLCGRHATQEEHAASERAAGLGDEARYRDVVASGLMRALFPNDMKRRAFLKAVGASTAAAALATFFPLDAATEAFAATGKPEKTDLKVGFIPITCATPIIMAHPMGFYAKQGLNVEVVKTAGWAVVRDKTINKEYDAAHMLAPMPLAISQGLGSNPIPFVTAAIENINGQSFTLGIKHKDKMDVKSWKGLKFAIPYDFSMHNYLLRYLLAENGIDPDSDVQLRVVPPPEMVANLRAENIDGFLAPDNVAQRAVFDGVGFIHSLSKTMWDGHPCCAFAASREFITTMPNTYAALLRAIVDATGYASKTENRKAIAEAIAPPAYLNAPVTVLEQVLVGKYADGLGNIKDDPKRIDFDPFPWESFAVWMLTQMKRWGQIKGEVDYASVANQVFLATDAARVMKEMGLTPPATTSKSFLVMGKVFDPAKPAEYVASFAIKRS; the protein is encoded by the coding sequence ATGTCGATGTTCTCGAACCCGTTCTCGCTGAAGTCCAAGCTCGGCCGCTGCCTGTGCGGGCGCCATGCGACGCAGGAGGAGCACGCGGCATCGGAACGGGCGGCGGGGCTGGGCGACGAGGCGCGCTACCGCGATGTGGTGGCCTCCGGCCTCATGCGAGCGCTGTTTCCCAACGATATGAAGCGCCGCGCCTTCCTCAAGGCGGTGGGCGCCTCCACCGCCGCGGCGGCGCTCGCCACCTTCTTCCCGCTGGACGCCGCGACTGAGGCGTTCGCCGCCACCGGCAAGCCGGAGAAGACCGACCTGAAGGTGGGCTTCATCCCCATCACCTGCGCCACCCCTATCATCATGGCGCACCCCATGGGCTTCTACGCCAAGCAGGGCCTGAACGTGGAGGTGGTGAAGACCGCCGGCTGGGCGGTGGTCCGCGACAAGACCATCAACAAGGAGTATGACGCCGCCCACATGCTGGCGCCCATGCCGCTGGCCATCTCCCAGGGCCTCGGCTCCAACCCGATCCCCTTTGTCACGGCCGCCATCGAGAACATCAACGGCCAGTCCTTCACCCTTGGCATCAAGCATAAGGACAAGATGGACGTGAAGTCGTGGAAGGGGCTGAAGTTCGCCATTCCCTACGACTTCTCCATGCACAATTACCTGCTGCGCTATCTGCTGGCGGAGAACGGCATCGATCCCGACTCCGACGTGCAGCTGCGCGTGGTGCCGCCGCCGGAGATGGTGGCGAACCTGCGTGCCGAGAACATCGACGGCTTCCTCGCCCCCGACAATGTTGCCCAGCGCGCGGTGTTCGACGGGGTGGGCTTCATCCACTCCCTGTCCAAGACCATGTGGGACGGCCACCCCTGCTGCGCCTTCGCGGCGAGCCGGGAGTTCATCACCACCATGCCCAACACCTATGCGGCGCTACTGCGGGCCATCGTCGATGCCACCGGCTACGCCTCGAAGACCGAGAACCGCAAGGCCATCGCCGAGGCCATCGCCCCGCCGGCCTATCTCAACGCGCCGGTGACGGTGCTGGAGCAGGTGCTGGTGGGCAAGTACGCGGACGGCCTGGGCAACATCAAGGACGACCCCAAGCGCATCGATTTCGATCCGTTCCCGTGGGAGAGCTTCGCGGTTTGGATGCTGACCCAGATGAAGCGCTGGGGCCAGATCAAGGGCGAGGTGGACTATGCCTCGGTGGCCAACCAGGTGTTCCTCGCCACCGACGCCGCCAGGGTGATGAAGGAGATGGGGCTCACCCCGCCCGCCACCACCTCCAAGTCGTTCTTGGTGATGGGCAAGGTGTTCGATCCGGCAAAGCCCGCCGAATACGTCGCCTCCTTCGCCATCAAGCGGAGCTGA
- a CDS encoding nitrate ABC transporter, inner membrane subunit (TIGRFAM: nitrate ABC transporter, inner membrane subunit~PFAM: binding-protein-dependent transport systems inner membrane component~KEGG: bra:BRADO2772 putative nitrate ABC transporter (permease protein) (NtrB-like protein)) — MKSLGVRAGLLSVLLFIAFCVLWQVAVTPSASTGPALDPEYAKLMGISTVGAKSAMPGPLDVAAKLWDNLKRPFYDNGPNDKGLGLQLLYSIGRVALGYVLAVLVAVPIGFLIGMSPLAYRALDPFIQVLKPISPLAWMPLALYTIKDSALSAIFVIFICSVWPMLLNTAFGVGAVRKEWLNVARTLEVGPWRRAFTVILPAAAPTILTGMRISIGIAWLVIVAAEMLVGGTGIGYFVWNEWNNLSIANVIVGILFIGVVGMVLDLILARLQRRVTFPE, encoded by the coding sequence ATGAAGAGCCTCGGCGTGCGCGCCGGCCTGCTTTCGGTGCTGCTGTTCATCGCCTTCTGCGTGCTCTGGCAGGTCGCCGTCACCCCGAGCGCAAGCACGGGGCCGGCGCTGGATCCGGAATATGCCAAGCTCATGGGCATCTCCACCGTGGGGGCGAAGTCGGCCATGCCGGGGCCGCTCGACGTGGCGGCCAAGCTCTGGGACAACCTGAAGCGGCCGTTCTACGACAACGGGCCAAACGACAAGGGGCTGGGCCTCCAACTGCTCTATTCCATCGGCCGGGTGGCGCTGGGCTATGTGCTCGCCGTGCTGGTGGCGGTCCCCATCGGCTTTCTCATCGGCATGTCGCCGCTCGCCTACCGCGCGCTCGACCCCTTCATCCAGGTGCTGAAACCCATCTCGCCCTTGGCCTGGATGCCGCTCGCGCTCTACACCATCAAGGATTCCGCCCTCTCGGCCATCTTCGTCATCTTCATCTGCTCGGTGTGGCCGATGCTGCTCAACACCGCCTTCGGGGTGGGGGCGGTGCGCAAGGAGTGGCTGAACGTCGCCCGCACCCTGGAAGTGGGGCCATGGCGGCGGGCTTTCACGGTGATCCTGCCGGCGGCGGCGCCCACCATCCTCACCGGCATGCGCATTTCCATCGGCATCGCCTGGCTCGTCATCGTGGCGGCGGAGATGCTCGTGGGCGGCACCGGCATCGGCTACTTCGTGTGGAACGAGTGGAACAACCTCTCCATCGCCAATGTCATCGTGGGCATCCTGTTCATCGGCGTCGTGGGCATGGTGCTCGACCTGATCCTGGCGCGCCTGCAGCGGCGCGTGACCTTTCCGGAGTGA
- a CDS encoding ABC transporter related (PFAM: ABC transporter related~SMART: AAA ATPase~KEGG: rpa:RPA2114 putative nitrate transport system ATP-binding protein) — protein sequence MSAVAVSDPKFISIEGIARRYPAAGGGFTTIFEDLWLQVPRGEFVCIIGHSGCGKTSVLNILAGLENPSDGVVVVDGQAIAGPSLDRAVIFQGHALLPWKSVLGNVAYAVSSRWRKAGRAEVEERAKRFIDLVGLNGNEAKKPAELSGGMRQRVGIARALSIEPKIMLMDEPFSALDALTRGTLQDEVRRICKSTGQTVVMITHDVDEAIYLADRIVLMTNGPEAMVAEVVENPLPADRRRDTIHHEPDFYTVRNHLVDFLVSRSRTFRDDKPAGYDPRHPPVVRPGAPVASPPANTIPFPAVAKARD from the coding sequence GTGAGCGCCGTGGCGGTGAGCGATCCCAAATTCATCTCCATCGAAGGCATCGCCCGGCGCTATCCGGCGGCGGGGGGCGGCTTCACCACCATCTTCGAGGACCTGTGGCTGCAGGTGCCGCGGGGCGAATTCGTCTGCATCATCGGCCATTCGGGATGCGGCAAGACGAGCGTGCTGAACATCCTCGCCGGGTTGGAAAATCCCTCCGACGGGGTGGTGGTGGTGGACGGGCAGGCCATCGCCGGGCCGAGTCTCGACCGGGCCGTCATCTTCCAGGGCCATGCCCTGCTGCCGTGGAAGAGCGTGCTCGGCAACGTGGCCTATGCTGTCTCCTCCCGCTGGCGCAAGGCGGGCCGGGCCGAGGTGGAGGAGCGGGCGAAGCGCTTCATCGACCTCGTGGGCCTCAATGGCAACGAGGCGAAGAAGCCGGCGGAGCTGTCCGGCGGCATGCGCCAGCGCGTGGGCATCGCCCGGGCGCTCTCCATCGAGCCCAAGATCATGCTCATGGACGAGCCGTTCTCGGCGCTGGACGCGCTCACCCGCGGCACGCTGCAGGACGAGGTACGTCGCATCTGCAAGTCCACCGGCCAGACGGTGGTGATGATCACCCACGACGTGGACGAGGCCATCTACCTCGCCGACAGGATCGTGCTCATGACCAATGGGCCGGAGGCCATGGTGGCGGAGGTGGTGGAGAACCCGCTGCCGGCCGACCGCCGCCGCGACACCATCCACCACGAGCCGGATTTCTACACGGTGCGCAACCACCTGGTGGATTTCCTGGTGTCGCGCAGCCGCACCTTCAGGGACGACAAGCCGGCAGGCTATGACCCGCGCCATCCGCCCGTGGTGCGCCCTGGCGCGCCGGTCGCGTCGCCCCCCGCCAACACCATCCCCTTTCCCGCCGTTGCCAAGGCCCGCGACTGA
- a CDS encoding cyanate lyase (TIGRFAM: cyanate lyase~PFAM: Cyanate lyase domain protein~KEGG: bja:bll5731 cyanate hydratase), with protein MKREQLTEKILDIKREKGWTWKYICEEIGGMSPVLVVGALLGQMKLVKPLAKKAAELFGLSEVEERMLNEVPMRGAGTPMPPTDPLIYRFYELVMVNGPAWKALIEEEFGDGIMSAIDFNMEMVREPNPKGDRVQITMSGKFLPYKYYGNEQGIPDYGFKES; from the coding sequence ATGAAGCGCGAGCAACTCACCGAGAAGATCCTCGACATCAAGCGCGAGAAGGGCTGGACCTGGAAATACATCTGCGAGGAGATCGGCGGCATGTCGCCTGTCCTCGTGGTGGGCGCGCTGCTGGGCCAGATGAAGCTGGTGAAGCCGCTGGCGAAGAAGGCCGCCGAGCTGTTCGGCCTTTCCGAGGTGGAAGAGCGCATGCTGAACGAGGTCCCCATGCGCGGCGCCGGCACGCCCATGCCGCCCACCGACCCGCTCATCTACCGCTTCTACGAGCTGGTGATGGTGAACGGCCCGGCCTGGAAGGCGCTCATCGAGGAGGAGTTCGGCGATGGCATCATGTCCGCCATTGACTTCAACATGGAGATGGTGCGCGAGCCCAATCCCAAGGGCGACCGCGTGCAGATCACCATGTCCGGCAAGTTCCTGCCCTACAAATACTATGGCAACGAGCAGGGCATCCCCGACTACGGCTTCAAGGAAAGCTGA